A stretch of Sulfurimonas autotrophica DSM 16294 DNA encodes these proteins:
- a CDS encoding PIG-L deacetylase family protein, producing the protein MSKKILIVAAHPDDEVLGCFGTVSRLIKDGYQAYTLILGEGKTSRDAQRVVKNKRNEIALLNTEIQKANNIIGIKKVFIESFPDNRFDSVDLLDIVKVISQVKEEVKPNIIFTHYEHDLNIDHQLTYKAVITATRPMKDECVKEIYSFEILSSTEWNYPLSFSPDTFFDISETIDMKIQAMQEYKSELCDYPHPRSLEGIELNAKYQGMRVGKKYVEAFKSVRVIK; encoded by the coding sequence ATGTCTAAAAAAATATTAATAGTTGCAGCTCACCCAGATGATGAAGTTCTTGGCTGCTTTGGTACAGTTTCTAGACTTATAAAAGATGGCTATCAAGCCTATACTTTAATACTAGGCGAAGGAAAGACAAGCCGTGATGCACAAAGAGTTGTAAAAAACAAAAGAAATGAAATAGCCCTCTTAAACACTGAGATACAAAAAGCAAATAATATTATAGGAATTAAAAAGGTTTTTATAGAATCATTTCCAGACAATAGATTTGATAGTGTTGATTTGCTTGATATTGTAAAAGTAATATCCCAAGTAAAAGAAGAGGTAAAACCAAATATTATATTTACACATTATGAGCATGATTTGAATATTGATCATCAATTAACGTATAAAGCAGTTATCACAGCTACAAGACCTATGAAAGATGAATGTGTTAAAGAGATATATAGTTTTGAGATACTTTCATCTACTGAGTGGAACTATCCATTATCTTTCTCGCCTGATACTTTTTTTGACATATCTGAAACTATTGACATGAAAATTCAAGCTATGCAAGAGTATAAATCGGAACTTTGTGACTATCCACATCCACGAAGTTTAGAGGGCATAGAGCTAAATGCAAAATATCAAGGTATGAGAGTTGGTAAAAAATATGTTGAGGCTTTTAAGAGTGTAAGGGTTATTAAATGA
- the pseG gene encoding UDP-2,4-diacetamido-2,4,6-trideoxy-beta-L-altropyranose hydrolase: protein MKDKTKSILFRADSSSKIGTGHIMRDLVLATQYKDSNIIFATQNLSGNINHKIFEAGYKLEILQSNQLKELNQLIQKYNADMLVIDHYEIDYKFEKKLKENNPQLILLSFDDTYEKHYCDILLNHNISADKKRYKDLVPKNCELRCGSQYTLLRDEFYKQKKKRKQRFKTKNSKFKIFLAMGGADHSNITRKILNVLESFDNIKTHVVTTSANKNLHELRQYIENKKWVKLYIDSDKIAKLMKKSDFAIISPSVTANEASFMNLPFIAVKTADNQNDMYQYLKRKKYLVLEQFNIKNLNTTIKNIIQKLDKHNE, encoded by the coding sequence ATGAAAGATAAAACAAAAAGTATTCTCTTTCGAGCTGATTCCTCTTCAAAAATTGGCACCGGCCATATTATGCGAGACTTAGTTCTTGCTACTCAGTATAAAGATTCAAATATAATCTTTGCAACTCAAAATTTGTCTGGAAATATAAATCATAAAATCTTTGAAGCTGGATATAAACTAGAGATATTACAATCAAATCAATTGAAAGAGTTGAATCAGCTGATACAGAAATATAATGCAGATATGCTTGTGATTGATCATTATGAAATAGACTATAAGTTCGAGAAAAAATTAAAGGAGAATAATCCACAGTTAATTCTTCTTAGCTTTGATGATACTTATGAAAAACACTATTGCGATATACTTTTAAATCACAATATCAGTGCTGATAAAAAGAGATATAAAGATTTAGTGCCTAAAAATTGCGAACTTCGATGTGGTAGCCAATATACACTTTTAAGAGATGAGTTTTACAAGCAGAAGAAAAAAAGAAAACAACGATTTAAAACTAAAAATTCAAAATTCAAAATTTTCTTAGCAATGGGTGGTGCTGATCATTCAAATATTACTAGAAAGATTTTAAATGTATTGGAAAGTTTTGATAATATAAAGACACATGTAGTTACAACAAGTGCAAACAAAAATTTGCATGAGTTAAGACAATATATTGAAAATAAAAAGTGGGTAAAATTATATATTGACTCAGATAAAATAGCAAAACTTATGAAAAAATCTGACTTTGCAATTATATCACCAAGTGTTACTGCAAATGAAGCATCTTTTATGAACCTTCCTTTTATAGCTGTCAAAACAGCAGACAATCAAAATGACATGTATCAATATTTAAAAAGAAAAAAATATTTAGTACTGGAACAATTTAATATAAAGAACTTAAACACAACTATTAAGAATATAATTCAAAAACTGGATAAACATAATGAATAA
- the pseC gene encoding UDP-4-amino-4,6-dideoxy-N-acetyl-beta-L-altrosamine transaminase has translation MLSYSTQLIDDADITAVVDTLKGDLLAQGPKVAQFENDLCQYAGAKYAVAFNSATSALSATYSVCGIKEGDEIITTPISFVATSNMFVTLGATPIWCDIKLDGNIDEKQIEKLITPRTKAIVVVDFAGKPVEIQQIKEIAKKYNLLLIDDASHALGSSIDGKKIGSFTDMNIFSFHAIKPITTSEGGAVLTDNEEYATALKLYRSHGMVKKEFWNSDMVSMGYNFRMTEVAAALGSSQLNKLDAFIRKRNAIANYFDERFKSEKLFITQKIPKNSISSRHLYPIILNPELQCPKEDIFQELQKRGLGVQVHYKPIYQNSFYKEKFGETSLLVANDFYRSEISIPCNQTMSMDDAKYVADTFLDVIHKYAHRGCSF, from the coding sequence ATGCTCAGTTACTCTACACAACTTATTGATGATGCTGATATTACTGCAGTTGTTGATACTCTCAAAGGTGATTTACTTGCACAGGGTCCAAAAGTTGCTCAATTTGAAAATGATTTATGCCAATACGCTGGGGCAAAATATGCCGTAGCCTTTAACTCAGCGACCTCAGCGTTAAGTGCTACTTATAGTGTCTGTGGAATAAAAGAGGGGGATGAAATCATTACAACTCCTATCAGCTTTGTAGCCACTTCAAATATGTTTGTTACCTTGGGTGCTACTCCCATCTGGTGTGATATAAAACTTGATGGCAATATTGATGAAAAACAAATTGAAAAACTTATTACACCAAGAACAAAAGCCATTGTCGTAGTTGACTTTGCGGGTAAACCTGTAGAAATACAACAGATAAAAGAGATTGCCAAAAAATATAATCTACTACTCATCGATGATGCTTCCCATGCTCTTGGCTCCTCTATAGATGGTAAAAAGATAGGCTCTTTTACAGATATGAATATCTTTAGTTTCCATGCTATTAAGCCTATAACTACAAGTGAAGGAGGTGCAGTACTTACTGACAATGAAGAATATGCTACAGCTTTAAAACTCTACCGTTCTCATGGAATGGTAAAAAAAGAGTTTTGGAATTCAGATATGGTAAGCATGGGCTACAATTTTCGTATGACAGAAGTAGCTGCAGCGCTTGGCAGTTCTCAACTTAACAAGCTTGATGCATTTATACGCAAAAGAAATGCAATAGCTAACTACTTTGATGAACGATTTAAAAGTGAAAAGTTGTTTATCACGCAAAAGATTCCAAAGAATTCTATAAGTTCAAGACACCTCTACCCTATTATCTTAAACCCTGAACTTCAATGTCCAAAAGAGGATATATTTCAAGAGCTTCAAAAAAGAGGTTTAGGTGTACAAGTCCATTACAAACCTATCTATCAAAATAGTTTTTACAAAGAAAAATTTGGTGAGACTTCTCTCCTCGTTGCCAATGATTTTTACCGCTCGGAAATCTCTATACCCTGTAATCAAACAATGAGTATGGATGATGCAAAGTATGTGGCTGACACCTTTTTAGATGTCATTCATAAGTATGCACATAGAGGATGTAGTTTTTAA
- the pseB gene encoding UDP-N-acetylglucosamine 4,6-dehydratase (inverting), with the protein MLNGKNILITGGTGSFGKQFVRTILNRYEPNKIIIYSRDELKQFEMAQKYNHDCMRYFIGDVRDLPRLQKAMKDVHFVVHAAALKHVPIAEYNPMECIKTNVMGAQNIIDACIDNEVPYTIALSTDKAASPANLYGASKLVSDKLFVAANNLRGNHDIKFSVVRYGNVLGSRGSVIPFFEKLIKEGATSLPITEPNMTRFWITLQEGVDFVLKNFARMQGGEIFIPKIPSMKMTDMAKAIAPNLPQNIIGIRPGEKLHEVMCPLDDSHLTLEFHDHFVIKPSITFSAPIDYTKNTLEEYGKSVKQGFEYNSKENTIWLSHEELLQKLQIAKEEEK; encoded by the coding sequence ATGCTCAATGGAAAAAACATACTCATAACTGGTGGTACAGGCAGTTTTGGTAAACAGTTTGTACGAACTATACTCAATAGATATGAACCTAATAAAATTATTATTTATTCAAGGGATGAGCTTAAACAGTTTGAGATGGCACAAAAATACAATCATGACTGCATGCGCTATTTCATCGGAGATGTAAGAGATTTACCTCGTCTACAAAAAGCGATGAAAGATGTTCATTTTGTTGTTCATGCAGCAGCTCTCAAACATGTCCCTATTGCAGAATACAATCCAATGGAATGTATTAAAACAAATGTAATGGGTGCCCAAAATATTATTGATGCATGTATAGATAATGAAGTGCCTTACACTATAGCTCTTTCAACCGACAAAGCAGCAAGTCCTGCTAACCTCTATGGTGCAAGTAAACTTGTTTCAGACAAACTCTTTGTTGCAGCTAATAATTTACGTGGAAATCATGATATTAAATTTTCCGTTGTTCGCTACGGAAATGTTCTAGGTTCACGTGGATCTGTAATACCATTTTTTGAAAAGCTCATCAAAGAGGGAGCGACTTCACTGCCTATTACAGAACCCAATATGACGCGCTTTTGGATTACTCTGCAAGAAGGTGTTGATTTTGTTTTAAAAAACTTTGCAAGAATGCAGGGTGGTGAGATATTTATTCCTAAAATTCCCTCAATGAAGATGACAGATATGGCAAAAGCAATAGCCCCAAATCTTCCACAAAATATTATAGGTATTCGCCCAGGTGAAAAACTTCATGAAGTAATGTGTCCTCTTGATGATTCTCATCTTACTTTAGAATTTCATGATCATTTTGTCATTAAGCCAAGTATCACTTTCTCCGCACCAATAGACTATACAAAAAATACATTAGAAGAGTATGGAAAAAGTGTCAAACAAGGATTTGAATATAATTCAAAAGAAAATACCATATGGCTTTCTCATGAGGAATTGCTCCAAAAACTTCAGATAGCCAAAGAAGAAGAAAAGTAG
- the fliD gene encoding flagellar filament capping protein FliD, which translates to MAGINSLGIGSQVLTADVLDKLRAADEASIIKPLENKITLSNQKDDAYKLLDSLMTTFKSSASTLSSENTYLGRAVSGNTDAVTITAESGSDVSNFNITNVSIAQKDVWNAATVTDKTKAITDLGSGTFSLTTDGNTFDVDYTSADTLETVRDKINEAAGDKVTASILQTGESSYELTITSDTTNQAITFSDTNDDSDANAKSLKTSLNLNNIQPAKEATFDYNGITITRSTNEISDLLNGVKITLNQDQAATDNANISIAQNTTAISSEMSLFVSSYNALISNLDDMTKSDRETGAVGIFNGESFVKSISREISSVVTEVAGSNGNSLIDYGIDIDRHGVMSLNTSTLNAKIASDPSGMELFFRGDSTTDGVFTTLNDKMNDYLGYKKLMSNFSDQLKSEKDSLVEQHTRQTDSLDNRYEILQKKFIAYDAMISRINSQFSSLQMMIDAEANSKNN; encoded by the coding sequence ATGGCTGGCATAAACTCACTTGGAATCGGTTCTCAGGTTTTAACCGCAGATGTTTTAGACAAACTACGTGCAGCAGATGAAGCTAGTATCATTAAACCCTTAGAAAACAAAATAACTCTTTCAAATCAAAAAGATGATGCATACAAACTTCTTGATTCACTTATGACAACATTCAAAAGTAGTGCTTCAACCCTTAGCAGTGAAAACACTTATCTTGGACGTGCTGTAAGTGGAAACACTGATGCAGTAACAATTACAGCAGAGAGCGGCTCAGATGTATCTAACTTTAACATCACCAATGTCTCTATAGCACAAAAAGATGTTTGGAATGCAGCTACAGTTACTGATAAAACAAAAGCAATTACAGACTTAGGGAGTGGTACATTCTCTCTTACAACGGATGGAAATACTTTTGATGTAGACTACACTTCAGCTGATACACTCGAGACTGTACGAGACAAAATCAACGAAGCAGCCGGAGATAAAGTAACAGCTTCTATACTCCAAACAGGTGAGAGTTCTTATGAATTGACTATCACTTCTGATACAACCAATCAAGCTATCACCTTTAGTGATACAAATGATGATAGTGATGCAAATGCCAAAAGTTTAAAAACTTCACTCAACCTCAACAATATCCAGCCAGCAAAAGAAGCAACATTTGACTATAATGGTATCACGATTACTAGATCTACAAATGAGATATCAGATCTTCTCAACGGTGTGAAAATAACACTTAACCAAGATCAAGCAGCGACAGATAATGCAAACATAAGTATCGCTCAAAACACAACAGCAATATCAAGTGAAATGTCACTTTTTGTTTCAAGTTATAATGCACTTATATCAAACCTGGACGATATGACTAAGTCTGATAGAGAAACCGGTGCTGTAGGTATTTTTAATGGAGAAAGCTTTGTCAAGTCTATCTCTAGAGAGATTTCTAGTGTCGTAACTGAAGTTGCAGGAAGTAATGGAAACTCTTTAATTGACTACGGTATTGATATAGATAGACATGGAGTTATGAGTTTAAACACGTCCACATTAAATGCAAAAATTGCTTCTGATCCATCCGGTATGGAGTTATTTTTCCGTGGTGATTCAACAACAGATGGAGTTTTCACAACACTCAATGATAAAATGAATGATTATCTCGGTTATAAAAAACTAATGAGTAACTTTTCAGATCAATTAAAAAGCGAAAAAGATAGTCTTGTAGAACAACATACTCGTCAAACTGACAGTCTAGATAACAGATATGAAATACTACAGAAAAAATTTATCGCCTATGATGCGATGATTAGCAGAATAAACTCTCAGTTTTCATCACTTCAGATGATGATTGATGCAGAAGCAAATAGTAAAAATAATTAA